In the genome of Streptosporangiales bacterium, one region contains:
- a CDS encoding methylated-DNA--[protein]-cysteine S-methyltransferase: MPASVRTGHRTHTVTESPVGPLTLVAADDGLAGLYMDAQRHLPDEATFGERDDTALPAVVEQLDAYFAGTLTTFDLPLAPAGTPFQLAVWAALREIPYGTTVTYGELADRLGRPSAARAVGLANGRNPIGIIVPCHRVIGSTGDLTGYGGGLDRKRYLLAHERGQLQVA; the protein is encoded by the coding sequence ATGCCCGCTTCCGTCCGCACCGGACACCGCACGCACACCGTGACCGAGAGCCCGGTCGGCCCGCTCACCCTCGTCGCCGCCGACGATGGGCTCGCCGGCCTCTACATGGACGCCCAGCGCCACCTGCCCGACGAGGCGACGTTCGGCGAGCGCGACGACACCGCGCTCCCCGCGGTGGTCGAGCAGCTCGACGCGTACTTCGCGGGCACGCTGACCACGTTCGACCTCCCGCTCGCGCCCGCCGGCACGCCGTTCCAGCTCGCGGTGTGGGCGGCGCTGCGCGAGATCCCGTACGGCACGACCGTGACCTACGGCGAGCTCGCCGACCGCCTCGGCCGGCCGTCGGCGGCGCGAGCCGTGGGTCTCGCCAACGGGCGCAACCCGATCGGCATCATCGTGCCCTGCCACCGCGTGATCGGGTCGACCGGCGACCTCACCGGGTACGGCGGCGGCCTCGACCGCAAGCGTTACCTGCTGGCCCACGAGCGCGGTCAGCTCCAGGTTGCCTGA
- a CDS encoding helix-turn-helix domain-containing protein → MHTDVERCVRAVQSKDARFDGWFFTAVVTTGIYCRPSCPVVPPKPENMRFYPSAAAAQLAGFRACKRCRPDASPGSPRWNERADLVARAMRLIADGVVDRDGVPGLATRLGYSTRQVERQLRAELGAGPLALARAQRAQTARLLVETSTLAMGDVAFAAGFSSIRTFNDTIRAVFGLSPTELRARVAAGRPNAAPGTLSLRLPFRAPLCPDNLFGHLAATAVPGVEEWRDGAYRRTMRLPHGTGIVSLQPHPEHVVCRLTLADLRDLSIAISRCRWLLDLDADPVAVDALLRDDPVLTPLVDKNPGRRVPRTVDGAEFAVRAVLGQQVSTAAARTLAGRLVEAYGTPVDDRDGGLTHVFPEPAALAEVDPESLAMPRSRRTTFRAVVDALAAGAIDLGSGSDWHEARRRLAALPGVGPWTVESIAMRALGDPDAFPATDLGVRLAVEELGLPTAPAALDAHSLAWRPWRAYAVQYLWATGDHAINRLPA, encoded by the coding sequence GTGCATACCGATGTGGAACGTTGCGTCCGAGCCGTCCAGTCGAAGGACGCCCGGTTCGACGGGTGGTTCTTCACCGCCGTGGTCACGACCGGGATCTACTGCCGGCCGAGCTGCCCGGTCGTCCCGCCCAAGCCCGAGAACATGCGGTTCTACCCGAGCGCGGCCGCCGCGCAGCTGGCGGGGTTCCGCGCGTGCAAGCGGTGCCGGCCGGACGCGAGCCCCGGTTCGCCCAGGTGGAACGAGCGTGCCGACCTGGTGGCGCGGGCGATGCGCCTCATCGCCGACGGCGTGGTCGACAGGGACGGCGTGCCCGGCCTCGCGACCCGGCTCGGTTACAGCACGCGCCAGGTCGAGCGGCAGCTGCGGGCCGAGCTCGGCGCGGGCCCGCTCGCCCTGGCACGGGCGCAGCGTGCGCAGACCGCGAGGCTCCTCGTCGAGACGAGCACGTTGGCGATGGGCGACGTGGCGTTCGCCGCCGGCTTCTCGAGCATCCGGACGTTCAACGACACCATTCGTGCGGTGTTCGGGCTCTCCCCCACCGAACTGCGCGCCCGGGTCGCCGCCGGCAGGCCGAACGCGGCGCCCGGCACCCTCTCGCTCCGTCTCCCGTTCCGTGCGCCGCTGTGTCCCGACAACCTGTTCGGTCACCTCGCGGCGACCGCGGTGCCCGGGGTCGAGGAGTGGCGCGACGGCGCGTACCGGCGCACGATGCGGCTCCCCCACGGCACCGGCATCGTGAGCCTGCAACCGCATCCCGAGCACGTCGTCTGCCGGCTGACGCTCGCGGACCTGCGCGACCTGTCCATCGCGATCAGCAGGTGCCGGTGGCTGCTCGACCTCGACGCCGATCCCGTCGCCGTCGACGCGCTGCTGCGCGACGATCCCGTCCTCACGCCGCTCGTGGACAAGAACCCGGGGCGCCGGGTGCCCCGCACCGTCGACGGCGCCGAGTTCGCGGTACGCGCCGTGCTCGGCCAGCAGGTGTCGACCGCCGCGGCTCGCACCCTCGCCGGCCGTCTCGTCGAGGCGTACGGCACGCCGGTCGACGACCGCGACGGCGGACTCACCCACGTGTTCCCCGAGCCCGCGGCCCTCGCCGAGGTCGATCCCGAGTCGCTCGCGATGCCGCGCAGCAGGCGCACGACGTTCCGCGCGGTCGTCGACGCGCTTGCGGCCGGTGCCATCGACCTGGGGTCGGGGAGCGACTGGCACGAGGCGCGGCGGCGGCTCGCGGCACTGCCCGGCGTGGGTCCGTGGACGGTCGAGAGCATCGCGATGCGCGCGCTCGGCGACCCCGATGCGTTCCCCGCGACCGACCTCGGCGTCCGGCTGGCGGTGGAGGAGCTCGGCCTGCCGACGGCTCCGGCTGCGCTCGATGCCCACTCGCTCGCGTGGCGGCCGTGGCGTGCGTACGCCGTGCAGTACCTGTGGGCGACCGGCGACCACGCCATCAACCGCCTGCCCGCCTGA